Proteins encoded in a region of the Zea mays cultivar B73 chromosome 4, Zm-B73-REFERENCE-NAM-5.0, whole genome shotgun sequence genome:
- the LOC103653280 gene encoding Benzyl alcohol O-benzoyltransferase: MASSLKFTVRRGPAVLVAPASATPRELKRLSDIDDQDGLRLHVPIIQFYRQNALMGGREPAPVIRDAIARALVPYYPFAGRLRELEGRKLAVDCTGEGVLFIEAEADVRLDHFGDELQPPFPCLEELIFDVPGSSEVLGSPLLLFQVTRLACGGFILGVRLHHTMADAQGLVQFLGAVAELARGAAGPTVRPVWGRELLEARDPPRPAFAHREYDEVPDTKGSIIPLDDMVHRSFFFGRHEVAAIRANLPPDLRSRASKFDLLTGLLWKCRTAALALDADEVMRMICVVTAHGGKSGVAIPKGYYGNAFALPAAVATAGDLVAKPLGYAVELVKRAKGEVNVEYMRSVADLMVLRGRPHFTVVRAYLASDLTKAGFSNLDFGWGNPVYGGPANVGVGTSPGMATFLVPCKNAKGEDGIIVPMCLPGPAMETFVKEMGTLVSLPAEQKQDPMLPVNRSAL, from the exons ATGGCGTCGTCGCTCAAGTTCACGGTGCGGAGGGGGCCGGCGGTGCTGGTAGCTCCGGCGTCCGCGACGCCACGGGAGCTTAAGCGACTCTCGGACATCGACGACCAGGACGGGCTGCGGCTCCACGTCCCCATCATCCAGTTCTACCGCCAGAACGCGCTCATGGGAGGGCGGGAACCTGCGCCGGTGATCCGGGACGCCATAGCCAGGGCGCTCGTGCCCTACTACCCTTTCGCCGGGCGGCTCAGGGAGCTAGAAGGTCGCAAGCTCGCCGTGGATTGTACCGGCGAGGGTGTGCTGTTCATCGAGGCTGAGGCTGACGTCCGGCTCGATCACTTCGGGGACGAGCTGCAACCGCCGTTCCCATGCCTCGAGGAGCTCATCTTTGACGTCCCCGGCTCGTCCGAGGTCCTGGGCTCGCCGCTCCTCCTCTTCCAG GTGACGCGCCTGGCGTGCGGGGGCTTCATCCTGGGGGTGCGGCTGCACCACACGATGGCCGACGCGCAAGGACTCGTGCAGTTCCTGGGCGCCGTGGCGGAGCTGGCGCGGGGCGCGGCGGGGCCGACAGTCCGGCCGGTGTGGGGGAGGGAGCTGCTGGAGGCGCGCGACCCGCCGCGGCCGGCCTTTGCGCACCGCGAGTACGACGAGGTGCCGGACACCAAGGGCAGCATCATCCCGCTCGACGACATGGTGCACCGCTCCTTCTTCTTCGGGCGCCACGAGGTGGCGGCCATCCGCGCCAACCTCCCGCCGGACCTCCGGTCCCGCGCCTCTAAGTTCGACCTCCTCACGGGGCTCCTATGGAAGTGCCGCACCGCAGCGCTCGCCCTGGACGCCGACGAGGTGATGCGGATGATCTGCGTCGTGACCGCCCACGGCGGCAAATCCGGCGTCGCCATCCCCAAGGGCTACTATGGCAACGCCTTTGCGTTGCCAGCCGCCGTCGCGACGGCAGGTGATCTCGTCGCCAAGCCGCTCGGGTACGCCGTAGAGCTGGTGAAGCGGGCCAAGGGCGAGGTGAACGTGGAGTACATGCGGTCGGTGGCCGACCTGATGGTGCTGCGCGGGCGGCCGCACTTCACGGTGGTGCGCGCGTACCTGGCATCGGACCTAACCAAGGCTGGGTTCAGCAACCTGGACTTCGGCTGGGGCAATCCGGTGTACGGAGGACCCGCCAATGTCGGCGTGGGCACCAGCCCCGGGATGGCCACCTTCCTCGTCCCGTGCAAGAACGCCAAGGGCGAGGACGGCATCATCGTGCCCATGTGCCTGCCCGGCCCCGCCATGGAGACGTTCGTGAAGGAGATGGGCACGCTCGTGAGCCTGCCCGCGGAGCAGAAGCAGGACCCGATGCTCCCCGTCAACAGGTCCGCGCTCTGA